One stretch of Prunus persica cultivar Lovell chromosome G1, Prunus_persica_NCBIv2, whole genome shotgun sequence DNA includes these proteins:
- the LOC18792184 gene encoding serine/threonine-protein kinase STY8 produces the protein MSSGASDSSGGPCASTSPADKDKQKEKARVSRTSLILWHAHHNDVAAVRKLLEEDRSLVHARDYDNRTPLHVASLHGWIDVANCLIEYGADVNAQDRWKNTPLADAEGAKKHTMIELLKSYGGLSYGQNGSHFEPKPVPPPLPNKCDWEIEPAELDFSSSVTIGKGSFGEILKAHWRGTPVAVKRILPSLSGDRLVIQDFRHEVNLLVKLRHPNIVQFLGAVTEKKPLMLITEYLRGGDLHQYLKEKGALSPSTAINFALDIARGMAYLHNEPNVIIHRDLKPRNVLLVNSSADHLKVGDFGLSKLIKVQNSHDVYKMTGETGSYRYMAPEVFKHRRYDKKVDVFSFAMILYEMLEGDPPLSNYEPYEAAKYVAEGHRPLFHGKGHTPELKELIEQCWAADMNQRPSFLEILKRLEKIKEKTLQADHHWNIFNT, from the exons ATGAGCTCCGGCGCGTCCGATTCCTCTGGAGGCCCCTGCGCTTCGACGTCGCCCGCCGACAAGGACAAGCAGAAGGAGAAGGCCCGCGTCAGCCGTACCTCTCTCATACTCTGGCACGCCCACCACAACGACGTCGCCGCCGTCCGCAAGCTCCTCGAGGAGGATCGCTCTCTCGTCCACGCCCGCGACTACGACAACCGCACTCCGCTCCACGTGGCTTCCCTCCACGGCTGGATCGATGTCGCCAATTGCCTTATTGAGTATGGCGCCGATGTCAACGCCCAAGATCGCTGGAAAAACACC CCTCTAGCTGATGCAGAAGGAGCTAAGAAGCATACAATGATTGAGCTTCTAAAATCGTATGGTGGCTTGTCTTAT GGCCAAAATGGAAGCCATTTCGAACCGAAACCGGTGCCACCCCCTCTGCCCAACAAGTGTGATTGGGAAATTGAACCGGCTGAGCTCGACTTCTCCAGCTCAGTTACCATCGGGAAG GGCTCTTTTGGTGAGATTTTAAAAGCACATTGGCGTGGAACACCAGTAGCTGTCAAACGCATTCTTCCATCCCTTTCGGGTGATAGATTGGTGAT TCAGGACTTCCGTCATGAAGTTAATTTGCTAGTGAAGCTTCGTCACCCTAatatagtccaatttcttggagcTGTTACTGAGAAGAAGCCCCTTATGCTAATAACGGAATATTTAAGAGGG GGTGATCTTCATCAATACCTCAAGGAAAAGGGTGCACTTAGTCCTTCAACAGCTATCAACTTTGCCTTAGACATTGCCCG AGGCATGGCTTATCTTCACAACGAGCCAAATGTCATAATTCACCGAGACCTGAAACCAAG GAATGTTCTCTTAGTCAATTCCAGTGCAGACCATTTAAAAGTTGGAGATTTCGGACTAAGCAAGCTCATCAAGGTTCAGAATTCTCATGATGTGTACAAGATGACTGGCGAAACTGGAAGTT ACCGCTATATGGCTCCTGAAGTTTTTAAGCACCGGAGATATGATAAGAAGGTTGATGTGTTCTCTTTTGCAATGATATTATATGAG ATGCTTGAAGGGGACCCACCGCTATCAAACTACGAGCCTTATGAAGCAGCCAAATATGTGGCAGAAGGACACAGGCCATTGTTTCATGGAAAAGGGCACACCCCTGAACTGAAAGA GTTAATAGAGCAGTGTTGGGCTGCTGACATGAACCAAAGACCATCTTTCTTGGAAATTCTCAAAAGGCTTGAGaagataaaggaaaaaacTTTACAGGCAGATCATCACTGGAACATATTTAACACATAA
- the LOC18788833 gene encoding uncharacterized protein LOC18788833 has product MDSLSSVKVLPSAVTNPLRPRRRRLPLSSSSLGSLHNRNLYISSSVFGVPCTPETSSSYSRRRLVREVSCRSSGGGGGAPEDDDADADDDGSEQVERALHLDGNIPSTSDEFVKRVSSRAYDMRRHLQQTFDSSSYDVLEANPWRETSKPVYVLTQRENLLCTMKTRRNRSEVETELGKLFSKGSKWNQTKQPRNGTKFQMLVEDIRDGVLVFEDENEAVRYCDLLQGGGQGCEGVAEIEASSVFDLCQKMRALAVLFRRGRSPPLPQSLELNLRARKRSLEDQQDP; this is encoded by the exons ATGGATTCTCTCTCATCGGTAAAGGTCTTGCCCTCCGCAGTCACCAACCCTCTCCGTCCACGGCGCCGCCGgctccctctctcttcttcttcactcgGCAGCTTACACAATCGGAATCTCTACATCTCCTCCTCCGTCTTTGGAGTGCCGTGCACTCCCGAGACTTCTTCGTCTTATTCTAGAAGGAGACTCGTGAGAGAAGTTTCTTGCCGGTCGAgcggtggcggtggcggtgCCCCAGAGGACGACGACGCCGACGCCGATGATGATGGAAGTGAGCAGGTGGAGAGAGCGCTTCATCTGGATGGTAATATTCCCTCCACTTCCGATGAGTTCGTGAAGCGCGTGTCGTCTCGTGCTTACGACATGCGGCGCCACCTCCAGCAGACCTTCGATTCCAGCAGCTACGATG TGTTGGAGGCCAACCCTTGGAGAGAAACTTCGAAGCCTGTGTATGTACTAACACAAAGGGAAAACCTGTTGTGCACCATGAAAACCCGAAGAAATCGCAG TGAAGTTGAAACGGAGCTTGGGAAATTGTTTTCCAAGGGATCAAAGTGGAACCAAACGAAACAGCCAAGAAACGGTACAAAGTTCCAGATGCTTGTGGAGGATATTAGGGATGGAGTGCTT GTTTTTGAGGATGAGAATGAAGCTGTAAGGTATTGTGACTTGTTGCAAGGCGGGGGCCAAGGTTGTGAAGGTGTTGCAGAAATAGAGGCCTCATCA GTATTCGATCTGTGCCAGAAAATGAGAGCTCTTGCAGTTCTTTTCCGTCGCGGGAGAAGCCCACCTCTGCCTCAAAGCCTGGAGCTCAACCTCAGGGCTCGAAAGCGCTCCCTTGAAGACCAACAAGACCCATAA
- the LOC18789814 gene encoding vesicle transport v-SNARE 12 → MSEVFEGYERQYCELSANLSRKSNSAALLPDHEQKKQRFSEIKVGLDDADALIRKMDLEARSLQPSVKAVLLAKLREYKSDLNNLKREIKRITSPDANQAAREELLESGMADAHAVSSDQRERMTMSVERLNQSSDRITESRRTILETEELGVSILQDLHQQRETLLHSHQKLHGVDDAIDKSKRVLTAMSRRMTKHKWIIGSVIGALIVAILFILYFKFSHH, encoded by the exons ATGAGTGAGGTGTTCGAAGGCTACGAGCGTCAGTACTGCGAGCTCTCCGCAAATCTCTCACGAAAATCTAACTCCGCCGCCCTTCTTCCTGACCATG AGCAGAAGAAGCAGAGGTTTTCTGAGATTAAAGTTGGCTTGGACGATGCTGATGCTTTG aTTCGGAAAATGGACCTTGAAGCCAGAAGCTTGCAGCCGAGTGTAAAGGCGGTGCTTCTTGCTAAGCTAAGGGAATATAAATCCGATCTCAATAACTTGAAAAGGGAAATCAAAAGAATTACATCACCTGATGCTAATCAGGCTGCTCGTGAAGAGCTGTTGGAGTCCGGGATGGCTGATGCCCATGCG GTTTCTTCTgatcaaagagagagaatgacaATGTCTGTTGAGAGATTAAATCAATCAAGTGATAGAATCACGGAGAGTAGGAGAACCATACTAGAGACTGAAGAGCTTGGTGTCTCCATTCTCCAAGATTTGCATCAACAACGGGAAACTCTCCTGCATTCCCATCAAAAA CTTCATGGGGTAGATGACGCCATTGACAAGAGTAAAAGAGTTTTAACTGCCATGTCACGGAGGATGACCAAGCATAAATGGATCATCGGCTCAGTCATCGGAGCTCTTATTGTTGCAATCCTGTTTATTCtatattttaagttttctCATCATTAA
- the LOC18792463 gene encoding 26S proteasome non-ATPase regulatory subunit 11 homolog — translation MSSSYLPATTDSIAQALEAKAPSEAISILYRILENPSSSSEALRIKEQAIANLTDLLRQENRAEDLRNLLTQLRPFFNLIPKAKTAKIVRSIIDAVAKVPGTSDLQISLCKEMVQWTRAEKRTFLRQRVEARLASLLMESKEYSEALSLLSGLIKEVRRLDDKLLLVDIDLLESKLHFSLRNLPKAKASLTAARTAANSIYVPPAQQGTIDLQSGILHAEEKDYKTAYSYFFEAFEAFNALEDPRAVFSLKYMLLCKIMVSQADDVAGIISSKAGLQYVGPELDAMKAVADAHSKRSLKLFETALRDFKAQLEEDPIVHRHLSSLYDTLLEQNLCRLIEPFSRVEIAHIAELIELPIDHVEKKLSQMILDKKFAGTLDQGAGCLIIFDDPKTDAIYPATLETISNIGKVVDSLYVRSAKIMA, via the coding sequence atgtcttcatcatatctcccagcaactactgattcgattgctcaagCTTTAGAGGCCAAAGccccatctgaagccatttccattctttatcgcattcttgaaaacccatcttcttcttctgaagctctgcGGATAAAGGAACAGGCTATcgcaaatctgacggatcttcttagacAAGAAAATCGGGCAGAGGATCTTCGTAACCTTCTTACCCAGTTGAGGCCTTTCTTTAACTTGATTCCCAAGGCGAAAACTGCAAAAATTGTTCGTAGTATTATTGATGCAGTAGCTAAAGTaccaggcacatctgatcttcagatttccctttGCAAAGAAATGGTGCAGTGGACCCGtgctgagaagcgaactttccttcgacagcgagtggaggccaggcttgcatctcttttgatggaaagcaaggagtattcagaagcactaagtctcctatcaggcttgatcaaggaagtgagaaggctagatgACAAGCTTCTCcttgtggacatagatttgTTGGAGAGTAAGCtccatttctctttgagaaatcTCCCTAAAGCCAAGGCTTCACTCACAGCTGCACGAACAGCAGCCAATTCCATATATGTGCCTCCAGCTCAGCAGGGAACTATTGATTTGCAGAGTGGGATTCTTCATGCCGAAGAAAAGGACTACAAGACTGCTTATAGTTATTTCTTTGAAGCATTTGAAGCCTTCAATGCTCTTGAAGACCCTCGGGCTGTATTTAGCCTCAAGTATATGTTGCTGTGCAAAATCATGGTGAGCCAGGCTGATGATGTGGCAGGTATAATATCATCAAAAGCAGGACTACAGTATGTGGGGCCCGAGCTGGATGCTATGAAAGCAGTTGCTGATGCTCACTCGAAGCGCTCTTTAAAGCTCTTTGAAACTGCTCTTCGGGATTTTAAGGCCCAGCTGGAGGAAGATCCCATTGTCCACAGGCACCTTTCATCCCTGTATGACACTCTGTTGGAACAGAATCTCTGCAGGTTGATTGAGCCTTTCTCAAGGGTGGAGATTGCTCATATTGCAGAACTCATTGAACTGCCAATCGATCATGTGGAAAAGAAACTGTCTCAGATGATTCTGGACAAGAAGTTTGCAGGGACTTTAGATCAGGGTGCTGGATGCCTCATCATTTTCGACGATCCCAAAACGGATGCAATCTACCCTGCAACGTTGGAAACCATATCTAACATCGGCAAGGTTGTGGACAGCCTCTACGTGAGGTCTGCAAAGATAATGGCATGA